In the Natronoglycomyces albus genome, CACCATCGACCCCATTCAATGCCACAAACCGAGACATCGTTGCTCCCTTCGTTCTTCGCTGTAGATTTGAGGTGGCCCGCGCCCTCGCCCAACCGATCTCGTCTCACCGCATCGTGAAACTCAACCTGTGGCCTGGCAAGTGGTTAGGGCTTCGTTGGATTAGCAGATTTCCCCACTTCAGCAGCGCTAAGCGCGATCTCATCTGCTAGAGCAGTACCCGGTTCCACGACGTTCTGATCAGAGCTTGGCTTCAAAACCGGTTTGCAACCTGCGCCCCACGACACCGGTCCAAGGTCGATCAAGTCGCTACCCTCGACTAGGTGGCACCACACTGACTCCGCACCGAGACGGCTCACCAGAACCACCACACTGCGAACATTCACAATGGCGAGGCGGTGTTCCACCGCTTGAATCGATACGTAAACTCGCGACATCACAGCCACTCCGCAAACCGCACTTAGCCTGGAGCATTCGGGCTATCTCTCGACGCTTCTCATCGAGAACGATCAAAGCTGCCCATAGGATCGCGGCAGCTTCACCTTGTGGCACCTGCGCATCTGCAAGTTCCAACCTTGTCGAGTCCGACTTCCCGAGCACGTTGACAACGGCACCTACGTAGTGCGCAAGTTTGCCCGGAGCCAGCGCTTGAATGAGTAGCTCGTTATCGTCCGGAACGAAGGTGAATCGATAACACCGTGAGTTGACCAAGGCATGGCCCACGTCAAATTCCTGCCATGGGGCCACGTACCGACGTTCAGTAAGCCGTTCGACAATCATGAGACGTTCCCTTCTCCCAGCTGTGCACCTTCGTACTGGGCGAAGGGAAGGGCACCTCTATACGGGGTCGAGTTGTCCGAGCTGAGACGCACCATCGCTCGCTGTCACAGCCCGATCAGCGGCACAACAACATCTGTCAACCACCGACCTCTTTGCTTCTCAACCACATCAAACGCGATAAGGACACAGGAGACCAGAACTAAAACCGATCATTTACCGAACACAAACCGAACAACAGACCTATACGCTGCGGCTTGGATTCCGATACACTAAACAGCTAATCTGGCACGCCAACTCCCTTTGGACGTATATGCCGCAACAACGAAGACTTCTTAGCGCGCGACGGAAAGCACGCGGATTCACTCAAGAAAGCCTCGGAGCCCGTCTCAGGGTGGCCTCTGTGACTGTCAGGCGCTGGGAGTCAGGCACGGCCAGTCCCCAGCCGGACAAGCGTCATCCACTGGCGACGGCGCTCGGGGTTTCGATGGACGAACTCGATGTTCTACTAGAGACAAACCCGCAGGCGAACTCCTCTGTAGCGCCTGAGGTAACCTCAGCTTCGGCAAGCAGAGAGGGTGCCCCAGTGAATAGACGTGATTTTCTCGCTGCTGGCGTTGGCTTCAGCTCAAGCTTTGTAGGGCTTGCGCACGACGACTCGGCCCAAAGTAATGATCGATCCAATGTCATTGAGATCGTTCGGGACCTCACGGTCACCTACTCCGCTCACGAGCAGCGCCACGGCGGCGGGAACCAAGCACGCGTCGCGGTCGAACACTACCTACAAACACAGGTAGCACCGCAGCTAGCCTCCGCAAGCTCTTCGGCTCGCCAGGACATGTTCCGAGCAGTAGCGGAGTTGCTATACGTCATCGGTTGGATGAGCTACGACGCCTCGGAACACGCCGTGGCAGATCGGTACCTGACATCAGCGGCAAGAATGGCCCACGAAGCTGGAGACGGGCCGCTTGAAGCGCATATCTTGCGGGCCATGGCACATCAAGCCATCGATTTGGGAGACCGCACGCGAGCGCTTGGCCTTGCGCGGCGCTCCATGACACCAGGTCGCTATGGTCGTGCGTGCCCACGGGAACGCGCACTTATTCAAGTCATTTACGCGCGAGCATTGATCGCCAACGACGAACACACAGCGGCGGCGCGCACGCTGCTTCATGCCGAGTCTGACCTTAGAAACGCTAGCCCATCTCAGGAGGAACCACAGAGGGTGTTCTTCTTCGGCGAAGCTTCCCTGTCCCATGAGACGGCGTGCGGGCTACGTGACATGGGGGACTTTACAGGTGCAGCAAAGCACTTCGCGCATTCCGTACGCACCCGAAACGCCGAAAGGTTTACCCGAACCCATGCACTTACCCTCGGCCTACAAGCAGACGTCGAGTTCCGTCGTGGAAATGTCGAAGAAGCATTCTCAATGTGGAACACATCGCTCGACAGCATGCACGGAATTCGATCAGGACGCACAAGAAACGTTGCAAGCAACATTCTCACCACGTTGAACTCGCAACCCACAATCAAATACCCAGGCAGCTCGGAACTCGCCGAACGTGCGGACCTCTACCTATCCCTTCCCCACTAAGGAGAATCTAGTAATGGAACAGTTCACGGTTGAGCCGGTTGGCTACGTCGTTGGAGGCCGAGTTAAACCAACAGATGACCACTGGGGAGGCACCGAAGCAATAATTCGGATCGACAGCACTCGCTTCCCAGTCGAATCCACCAAAAACCTGGACACATTCTCTCACCTAGAAATCATATTCCACTTCCACCTAACAGACCAGAACGACCTCAATCGCGGCGCAAGGAGCCCACGCGACAACCCAGAATGGCCGGAGGTGGGCGTCTTCGGGCATCGCCATATGCGGAGGCAGAACTGGCT is a window encoding:
- a CDS encoding helix-turn-helix domain-containing protein translates to MPQQRRLLSARRKARGFTQESLGARLRVASVTVRRWESGTASPQPDKRHPLATALGVSMDELDVLLETNPQANSSVAPEVTSASASREGAPVNRRDFLAAGVGFSSSFVGLAHDDSAQSNDRSNVIEIVRDLTVTYSAHEQRHGGGNQARVAVEHYLQTQVAPQLASASSSARQDMFRAVAELLYVIGWMSYDASEHAVADRYLTSAARMAHEAGDGPLEAHILRAMAHQAIDLGDRTRALGLARRSMTPGRYGRACPRERALIQVIYARALIANDEHTAAARTLLHAESDLRNASPSQEEPQRVFFFGEASLSHETACGLRDMGDFTGAAKHFAHSVRTRNAERFTRTHALTLGLQADVEFRRGNVEEAFSMWNTSLDSMHGIRSGRTRNVASNILTTLNSQPTIKYPGSSELAERADLYLSLPH
- a CDS encoding SAM-dependent methyltransferase — translated: MEQFTVEPVGYVVGGRVKPTDDHWGGTEAIIRIDSTRFPVESTKNLDTFSHLEIIFHFHLTDQNDLNRGARSPRDNPEWPEVGVFGHRHMRRQNWLGVSRCKLLKVDGLDIYVQDLDAVDGSPVIDIKPWFKEMGPRGEVSQPSWVSEMLGKYY